GATGCACAGTTCCTTTGGTTGCCACTGGCTGCGCCTCTGGAAAGCGTTGCAGCAGCTGAGGGAGGCCGAGGAAATGGTCTGCGTGGCCGTGCGTGATGTAGATGTGGGCAAGCTTTCGTCCCGGCGCAGTTGCCTCAATCCACTTGATCAAGTCCTTGTTCTGGCTGATTGTTATTCCCGTGTCGACGAGGACAGCTTCGTTTGGTGAGAACACCAGAGTGCAGGTTTCCGGAGACCATGTGGTGTTTTCGCGATGGGAGACATGGTCCACGCAGGGGATTGGGGGGACGGTGTAGACGGCTACCCTCAGCCCAGCCATTTTAGAAGTGTGTTTTGTATGAGGATAGGATTTAGCAGTAACCTAGAACACTACACGGCAAGGAGTGTGTCCTTTAAGTGGTCTGTACCCGTCTGTGGCAAGGTCGTTCGTAATTTGGTTTACGCCGGGTCGGACTGATCACTTATCAACAATTTAACCTGATCACATATCAAGAATTCGGCATTCGGAGGGGTTCTATGTCGCACCAACATCTTGATCTGCAGCGGGTGGGGATGATTTAATGGTTATGATCAGTAATCATCGGCAAAGGGAACGAATGTTCACAAGAGCTTATATTGAGGGGAATCGCTTCTATAATGCCATCAAAGCACCTACATATTAGAAATTGCACACATCGCCTCGTTTGTCACATACACCTAATTCACAATATGCCTGACTGGAGAATTTACCATCCTACCGGGACCTTCACCGATCCCGAGCACAAAGAAAAACTCGCCGAGGCCATTACCTCGATATACACTCGAGTCGGGCTGCCGGCATTCTACGTGGTAGTCATATTCATCGAGATGCCTCCGGGCACCCTATACCGAGCCGGAGTATCATGCGTAAGTTCACCAGGACCTAAGTAACAGTCAATCTGCTTCTCACGTATACTTGAGCAGCACGCAGAAGGGGTGAAGCCTTTTGTTCGGCTTACATTCAGCCACATCGCCAGGCACTTTCCTCCGGGTGAGAGCCCTATGCGGACAAACTTCATGAATCGGGTCCACGACACTTTGAAGCCGTACCTTGCAGACAAAGCGTACGACTGGGAGGTCAACggcgaggagctggagcgcGAATTCGTGCATATCAATGGCCTCAGGATTCCTCCTACAGGCTCCGAGGATGAGCAGAGATGGTTCCGTGACAATGAGCCGTCACCGTGGGGTCCTTACCTTGCTGCCTAGCTGTTACCATGTCAGCCGTATTAACCTTTTGCTCAAGACGTTAAATTCCAACTGTTGTCGTATTTCAGAGTGGATGGGCCTGTTGTCCAAGGTGCGGACCGATGTTTTGATAATATTGAACCTTCGTTGCGGCCTGTGTGTATCGGTGTTTGATTTCTCTAGTCCAGCGAAGATGATAATGTACTACATTAGACAAAAGGTAAACGATCAAGCTGAGTTAAGGGCGACGACGTTGCTCCCTCTAGAGGGCGCCTGGGCTTGAGTAAGCGATCTGGCGCGGAGAGTCTCGAACCCTCAGCAGGGTATGTGCCCTTAGAATAATGATTTTTGACCCAAGGTTTTTCGTAGAAGCGCCCAACAGCAGGAAGGTGGTTAGTTAAGTTATATGGACTTGTTACTAAGCAACAAAACGCAGCGTAAAAAACTGGGGGCTACTGGGTATTTCGTGGCGCGGAAATGTGGACATGTCGGGTCGATCCACCCGTGAGTCACTCAGCCCGAAATCAGATCTGAGATATAAAACAATATCCAGCCCATCTTTAAACTTAACCAGCTGCCAGGAACAACCAAAATGGACCGACTTTGGCTGTACGCTGTTATCGGGACTGCCCTCTGGCTCATCCAGGTACCCTCTCGCATCCTCACCATAGGTATACCGGTAAATGACTAACGGGTGTAGAAAATATACAAACTCTCCACCTCACCCCTTCGGCAAATCCCAGGGCCTATCGTTACAAAATTCACTCGCATTCCTCTGAAACTGTCGATTCTAAGCGGTACACGAATTTACTATATCCATTCTCTCCACCAGAAATACGGCCCTATTGTGCGCATCAGCCCCGATGaagtctccatctcctcactCCGCGACTTCAAAGAAATTCACCGTGTCGGGTCCCCCTTTCTGAAGAGTCCGTGGTATAAGAAATTCGTCATGGGTCGTCCGCCGGGGATGTTCGATATGCCTGGTGGGCGGGAGCATGCAGAGAGGAGGAAACTATTTGCCAGGGCTTTCTCGAAGACTGAGTTGCGGAGAGTGTGGGAGGGCGTTGTTAGAGACAAGGTTAGAATGGCTGTGGGACAGATGAAGAATGAATTGGATGCTACCAATTCCGAAAAGAGGTGCGATGTGTTGAAGTGGTGGACGTTCCTGGCGACGGATGTTTCTGGGCATTTGATGTTTGGGGAGGATTTTGGGATGTTGCAACTGGGCGTTGTATGTCCCATTCTTTACTACAAGTCATTGGTGAATACTAACAGGTTTGTAGAAGAACGAGTACATCCACGTCCTGGAATCAACGATGATGGGCTCTGGCATCAATTCCGAGCTACCCCTTGTCGGGTTCATCGGACGACATCTTCCCATCCCCTCGATCAGATCGATGTTCAGGGCATCTGACTATATGACCATATACGGCCGGCGCGCAATTATCAATGCGCGGACGAGTAGCGAGTCGAGCAGGAATATCTTCTCAGGGATGATCCACGAGTCAGAAAAAGGCAGCGACAGTCTAACAGACGAGGACGTCGTCACTGAAGCAGGGAACCTGATTGTTGCAGGGTCTGATACGACGGGAATCACCTTGACGTACCTCGTCTGGGCTGTCTTGAGCCAGCCCCAGCTGCAGCGGGAGTTGGAAAGGGAGGTACAAGATCTAGAGGCGGACTATGATGATGCAACGCTCGAAAACCTGCCATTGCTGAATGCCGTGATAAAGGAAACGCTACGTCTGTACGGCGCCGCACCAGGATCACTTCCTCGCTGTGTCCCTGAAGGAGGCGCGACACTGGGTGGGCAGTTCATTCCAGAAGGTGTAACAGTGAGCACACAGAGCTGGACCATCCACCGGGACGAGAATATCTTTCCGAATCCCGACGCATTTGATGCATCGCGATGGTTGAAGACTGAGAATACAAGTGGGCAGTCACTGTCCCAGATGGCGTTCTCGCCGTTTGGCGCAGGGGCCAGGACATGCTTAGGTATACACCTGGCGTATATGGAACTGAGGCTAGCTGCAGCGGAATTCTTTAGGGAGTGTCGCGGGGTGAAACTCGGGGAGGGTGTAACGTGGGAGACTATGAAACCGGAGAATTACTTTTTGATTGCGCCTTCTGGACATCGCTGTGAGATCGTGAGGGGATAGCTGGTTTCAGCTGATGCCGTGATTGCCGGAGGGCTGAATCACCGTATAGAACGATGGTCCATGCACCTGGATCCTCGAGATGTAACAGGTAGCTTGGACACTTAGCCTAGTTAGTGTTTCACTTCTGGCCTGGACCTGCGTCGACTCTGGGCAAGTGGGAACTCTTCATCATGTCAATATATCCAATCTAGGCACCAAGACTCTTCTCTGATAAAATGAACTCGCACGTGGGAATGGTCCGCGTATAATCTCCAGTCAAAGCGCGAGAGATTGCGTTACGACTGGATAGTAACTGGCGATGTCGCATGTCAACATCTAGGCGAGCCGCACTCAGTACGTGAAGTCTGTTTGCCACCGAGGAATCCAGGCCTGTGGATCTGTTGAATCCTTCTTCATGGCAAAGGAATCAGGATGCAAACCCCGTCTTTCGCCACGACTCGCGGAGGCATTCCAGGCCCATCCTGCGGTGATAGCTATATTTCTCGCATTGTCGCGGCCTTAGCTAGGAAGCTGTGACTGATGAGGAGTGTTTCAATCCTACGATCATGCATGTTGACGAAAAGCCGTTGAGTACAGACCAGTGACAATAGAAGAAGTGGGAATGTAAAAGCTTGGAACAGCTGGACGCACGGGGCGACTCGAACAGCAGCCCAACAAATTAATATACGGAGATAGGGACATAAACCCTGTGGCCGATTGCGGAGCTGGCGAACAGGCCAATGGTTTGCATGGACAAGGCGATAGTGCTCCTGCGGGATTAGCTAGTTCGCTCTGTCCTGCATATTCTGAGTCGAAGGCGTACGCTTGAATCCAGACATTTGTCACAAAGGTAGCCAGGGGCAGGAATCAACACGAATCGGGTCACGGCTGAGGTGGTCGGTATCATCGTAGGGTTAGACAGTTGGTCCAAACACCGCtacagagagagagagtcaGATCCTGCCGGCCCGAGACGCACCAGATGCACCAACCAGCAGACGCAGAAGAGAGCCTGTCATGCTGCTGTATCTGTCAGGCAATTCGAGTCAAGGGCGGAGACTCGCCATTCCTGCTTGGCCCATGCGGAGTATGGACCGTTCGGGAAATATCGCCATCTGCTATGGAGGGTTGACAGTAACTTGCAACTGCCATTAATCAATCCCAGGTCCCAATCCCGAGATGCAGAGGAACTTGTTCCCACACTCTGATCCTGATCGCCGCTTCCCCACGTTCTGTGCCAGCCTCACGCGAGTCATATAACTCACTCCACCTGCCGGacttctcgctctcgcttTTTGAGCAGTTTCGATGTCGACTTCGACTGGCGATGGACAGTCTTCCACAGTGTGCTGTATGTGCCTACCTTGAATATTCGGTCAGGGTGCTAATCCCCACCTCCAGCTAACGTGCCTGGTCGGGGCCATAAGCAACTCAACATGCTCCCTGACAAACTTCGCCTGTATCTGCGCCGATGCACAATTAAATGCAGCGCTTGAGCCGTGTATTGCCGGAAGCTGCACTATCAAAGAAGCCTTGAGTTAGCATCCCCCGCCGTCCAGTTTTACACCACTGACAATCCCCAGCCGCCCAGAATTTCTCATACTCAACATGCAATTACCCTGCCACTGAGGATACAACGACCTTTCCTAGAGTAAATGTAGTGGGCATTATCGTTGCGATTATTTCAGTTGCCCTGCGGACAACGAATCGGATACTTATGTGGCAGACGGGGTGGGATGATTATACCATCATCATTGCTTTGGTACACACGTCCCTTGATTTGATATCCAATCGAGGAGAAGCTGACATTTTGAAGCTTGTCGCTGCCGCAATTTCAGGTGTTGGATTTCCACGTACGCCATCAATATCCACCTTATGCTGTAGTTGCTAACCACTGCAGTGCGCACGTATGGTCTAGGCAAGAATATCTGGACCGTCCCCTTCGACCACATTAATGAGACCATGAAGGTACGCCGTATCCTCTACCTTACAATAGAATGCTAACCAAGAcagctcttcttcgtcgaagaagtccTCTACGTCGTCTGCATCGCGGCAATCAAATGCTCCATGCTCCTGCTGTACCTGCGTCTCTTCCCAAATAAACCCGTGCGGTTAGCAATCTACTCAGCTCTGGGAATCACAAAAGTCTGGGGAATCGGCAGTTTCTTCGCACAGGTATTCTCCTGTTCCCCCATGAGCTACTACTGGACTCAATGGGACGGGGAACACGAAGGGAAATGCAGCAACCATAAcgcgctgctgctcgctcATTCTATTATCAATATCGTCCTGGACGTTGTGGTTATCGCCCTCCCGATGCCTGTTCTGTTGAGATTACAAATGCAATGGGAGAAGCGCATCGGGATGTGTCTCATGTTCGCTGTGGGTATTGTGTACGCTTCCCTCTCCTGTACACCAGTCACCGCTAATACGCAGATAGAGTAACAATAATAAGCGTCTTCCGCCTCGTCGAAACAGTCGGCTTCAACAGCACAACAAACCCAACAAGTACCTCCCCTATCACACATTCATACAGAGACAGCGACAGACAGGGACTAACAATAGCGTAGAGGACTTCGTCCCCGTAGGAATGTGGTCCCTACTCGAAATCGACGTCGGGATTATGTGCTCATGCATGCCCGGAATCCGCGCTCTGATTAAACGTCTCTACACAATGTTCTTCCGGAAGCCAACAGGGTATACATAcgggtctgggtctgggtcaTCCCGACGCAGTAAACCAAGCGGTGGTGGATCGAGTTCTCGTGAACAACGGTCCGGCTCGGCGCATCAGCTTTCGTCGAAATCAGATAATTCGAATCtggaggctggtgctgggggaCGGTTTATTCGGcttgaggaggtggaggctAGTGACCTTGAGcgtgatggtgatgatggtgcgTGGCCGTTGCGCGATGGTCCGCCGGTTCCGAGGAAGGATTCTTTTGGACATCAAGGGAGCTCTAGGAACCTGGCACCACCAGGGAATATGCAGGGCTGGCATTCGCAATACCCGTCCAGCCCGACTGCAACAAGGCtgtggccgccgccgcttgTACCGCAGAGTAGAGAAGGCAGTTTGTTTTCGCTAAAGCCCAGCACGTCGAGGGCGAATTCGGCGCATTTTACGTGGTTCCGGGATGGAGATTCTTCATAGCACTCGGCATACATAATGAACATGTTTGGCGTGACTAGGTGTTTGCAGCATTTCATTATCTTGTAGACAAGCTGGTTAGAGTGCATGGGTCAATTGCCTAACTACCTATCTAGCaatctatatatctaattagcAGTCAGATAATCCTCAACCGGTGTCCGGTCCTCATAGGCAGCGACCTGCAGCAGCCGATTTAGAAAGTCCGGGGCGTGCATTGTGTTCAGTCGGTCCCGATTGATATGATAGCACTCCGGAAGGCGATGGTCGACGAATTCACCGGCAATCATGGCCACAAGACTCTCGCCCATCATCCAGCATTTGTCCAGTCCCCGGCCGTTGCAGCCCGCAGCAATCCACTGCCGATTGTGTCGCTCGTATGCATTAGGCACTGGGATGACCCCGACAAGGGGCCGAAGGTCGGCTGTGTAGCCCACGCATTTGGATAACAGCGATTGGCAATCTGCCCTATAGGTGCCATCAGATGGTTCATCGGCTGATGATGTAGCAAGATCAACCCAATCCTCCAGTCTCTCGACAGGCTGTCTGAAAAGCCGGTGAATTTGCTCGCGGTGATCGTTCTTTGATAATTGCAGGGCATCTTCTCCGCTCATGGGTAAAAGTCCAGACACAGTTTGCGGTCCTCCTGCAAGGTAGTACGCGTGGGAGGGTCCATCCTGAACCACCGAGTACTGGCCTGGTGTAAATGTGCCGGTCTGGTAGTCAACAGTCGGCCTCTGGACTAACCTCCAGGTGTACTCGCTGGAGTTGTCCGGCGGGAGGGGTGTCAGTCCCTGTACGGACATGGGATGATTCAAAGGGAAGAGTTTCCCTCGTAGTCTAACGTTAAGATGTGCCGCCTGGCCATTGCAGCAGTGTATCACCGAAGATACCCGCAAAAAACCGCGGTTGGTGCGCACCAAGTACGGAAACTGAACGTTAACGGCACTGTACTCGATATCTTGAACAGCCGTGTGAGTCTGGACGGAGAACCGCTCCTTGTTCTCACGCAACATGTCGTTAAATAGAGCAACGACGAGTGCTTTGGGATTCAGGGTTGCCCCCAGGCCCTCGACAGCCCCCCAGGTACTCGGAATCCGGAATCGATACGTCTATTGATGCCCATCAGTTTAGTTCTCCATTGAGCATCGGGGGCAAACACGAACAGTCCCAGCCTCCCCGGCATCCTTCTCCGTAAACTGAGTACCTAGGTGTGCAAACATCTTCTGAAACGCAGGGCCCCAGCGTCGATACAGACCCCGGGCTTCGGGGGCCATTAAATTTGTCACAATTTTAACTGGTCGAAACTGGACTTTCTCCTTATCCTCTGCACGAAGACACGAAACGACTTCGGCCAAACGTGCGAGACTCTTGTGCGAAAGCGCAACCGCCTGGTTAGCATTCCGCACCCCAACTGTTCGCACCAGTTCCCCCCAGTCCATTGCCGTTGCTGGTGCGACCTGACCATGGGTAATCCCACTTGCACCGCTAGCCACATCTCGGgcttcgaggacgacgatggtgTCATTCTCGAAGAACCTGTGGCGAAGCATGGTGTGGGCGACGCTGCATCCGGTGAGTCCAGCTCCGATGATGGCGTAGGTGGCCGTGGGGGTGGCCCCTGGGTCTATGGGTGGCTGGTTGGAATTAGGTGTAGGATACATTGGGTCTTGGGAAGCCAATTCGGTAAACTTGATTCGCTTCTCGTTCGTCCATTGTCTGACGTTCTTGTACGTGGGCGAAGACAtctcggtgatggtggtggtagtatAAGGTATATCAATaagtagaaatatatatgtGAATCAGGGTAAATCAAAGAGAGTATGCTAGCTGACGAGTGTATCAAAGAGGATGTAAAGATGCTGGAGATCCGTAGagtctgctgttgttgttatggTAGACAGGCAGGAGCCCAACAGACGACACTGGGAAGTCGCGATTCTCGTGCATATTCGCAGCAAGGAAGATTATTCTTGGGACTCGTCATCGGGTGTTGAGGTCGAGTCTGTGCTGTCCCCTACAATATGTGCCCTACTTCAGAGTAcgaaaaatatatatatcgtgGTTAACGGATTTGGAATTAGGACTATATACCCTACCCTCGACGCAGCATGTAGCTTCTTTCTCAGTGGCATCAACATTGACCCTGGGGGCGCAGACCTATTATTCCGCCTGGAGCAGCCTTACAATTTTCTTCCAACCCCCATATTTGGCGCTACCCAGTGCAGCATCGCCAACAAGATCGCGGGACGCACCTGCTCTGAGTAGGCGCTTCACAGCCCTGACCGAGCCAACGTGAACTGCATAATCGAGTGGTGTGTTCCCGGCCGAGTCTACAAGGGTTGGATCCAATCCATATCCGACGAGAAGTTTGAGAAGACGGCCATCTTGGTGGTCGGCCGCGGTAGCTAAAAGTTCCACCTTATTCGgaatggcagcagcggcgcTCTGGTGCAAGAACAGTTTCGTCATGTCGTAGTGCCCTGCTCGTACAGCCCAGTACAGGGGAGATTGGTTCCGATGGGTGCATAACGCTGGATCGGCCCCCCTTGAAAGTAACAGCCCTGCCATCTCGATATTCCCATTCAGGGCTGTCATTGATAGTAATGCGCGTTTAAAGCGGCCGATGTGATCAGCGCTAACGCCCGTGTCCAACACGGCTTTGGCAATTTCAAGGTGGCCCTTTTCAATGGCCCAGCAAGCGAGACATTCGTTGTGGTCCTTCGCTGTGAGATTGATTTCTCCTGACCGGATGAGGTGCAAAATTGGTGCTTGCTCGTTATTCAATGTCTGTGCTAGCAGTTGTTGCTCGTCGGgatcgccatcctcctcgtctcttTGCTGTTGGGCCAAAAGTATTCGGACAATAGAGACCGCTCCTTCCTCAGCAGCTACTAGTAGCACAGATCGACTTAGTTTGTCCAGAGCAAGACAGTCTCCTTTCGGCTCTTGTAGCAGCTTTCTAACGACACCCTCCCGGTTCCTCCCCGCCGCCAAGTGCAGTGGTAACTGGCCGTATATATCGGCCTGGTCTGCTCTGGCGCCGCGTTCTAGTAGAAGGGATACCGCGGCTACATACCCTCTTTGAGCTGCCGATGAGAGTGGTGTTCTGCCAGACTTGCACCTTCTGTCTACGGCCACCTTTCCTGTATCAAGGAGCATTTTCATGGCCTCGACTTTGCCTTGCATGGCTGCCGCATGTAATGGGGTGTACCCAAGACTGTCCATTATATCGAGCTCAATATCCCTACGCAACTTCCGTTCCGACTCCGATTGTACATAATTAACTTGAGGAGGACCCATGACTGGTGTACTCTGGTTCACACCCCCAGCCGGAGATCGCATGAGCAGATCAATAATGGTTGTATTGCCATTTTCGCAGGCATGGTGCAAGGCGCTGAACGAGTCGTTATCAACAGCATTCGGGTTAACGCGACTATCGGTTAGGAGGGCGGCAGCAATGTCCTCGCTGTCAACCTCGCAGGCCAACATCAGTAGCGTCTTACCCATTCTATCCCTGGCATCGACATCAACCCGGGGGTCCCCTATGAGCAGATCAAACACCTGCTTATTGCCACGCATTACTGCCCTGTGTATTGGACAGTCATCACCAGGTTTCTGTGCATTTACATTAATATGGCCTTCCTTGAGCAAGCGGCGGGTAGCCTTTGCACAGCCATACTGAGCTGCCCAGACCAGGGGGGTTCTGCGCGTTCCATCTGAGGCGTTTATATCATATCCATTATCCAACAACCGTCCGAGAGTCTCATCGACATCCAGAGCTGCAGCAATGTGACATGGGGACACGTCCAATCCCCTGAAAGGCGGCCACCACAGTTCGTTCGCGTAGGCATTCATCCTCCCGTCGTGTGTCAGAAACTGCATCAGTTCATTGTCTAATTGCGACAAAGCTCCTCCAACGTGGTATGCGAGGTTTCTTACAGCATAGCTGTAAAGATGATATGTTTGGTGCCTGCGATAAAACTTAGTATCGGCTTCGCCAGGCCTGGCATCGAACACCTCGAGCGATAAATACTGTAAGCACGTCTTTGCAGTGGCAACATTCGCCCCAGGAAACCACTTTGCTGAGCTGCCTTCGAAATACTGCTGAGCAGTATAATGAACTAAGCGAACAATGCCGCCTTCTTTGTCCAATACGACAAGGCCAACACACGCGCTGAGTATGTAGTCAACCGTTGGCATGCCGTTCTTGTGAAATGTAGTATCTGTGGGTCTAAGCGCAAGTGCGTGCTGCAGCTCTTTCTTCTTGAGCGGTCGAGTGGCATAGATAATCCAGGACAGGGCCTTCTTAGCGATTAATTTGCTCTTGTCGTCCTGCCTCTCGATTCTGATCATTGCCTGGGAGAATGCCTCCTCATACGCATCGTAGCCCCGTGGAAGCGATGCAATCACATCTTCGATATCCCTAGGTATTCTCAGATCGATTAGACGATCAAGGTAGAGTTGGGCAAGTAGAAACCTGTCATGGTGTTATCCTGTTTGGACTTCTCGCCCATATCAGGTTTCCTTGACCTACATTCCGTCCACTGCCTCGGTGATTTCCTGTTTGATCCTGCGTCGAAGTGTCCGCTTTTGTCGCGCAAGCCCGCTTGACTGCCGTATTCGGCCGGTAATATATGCCTTTACATCTTCATCTCTAGCTCTGATCTCCACTCGCCTTGCTCTCCTCGATTTCATCACATCGACGATATCAGGGTTCGGGCGGGCGGTAGCCATGATTATGAGGTTCGAATTAGCTTGAATAGTGTCCAGCGAATCTAGAAATACCTGCCGTGTGCCGTTAGACGACGGACACTCGTCAATGGCATCCACCACTAGAAGCACTTTCTTCCACTCAAGTAACGTCGACTGCAATGTTGATATATAGTCCCTCAGTGGAGGCCTGCTCTTTCGGGGGTTATATTTTTCAAATAATGACCTGGCGGATTTGGACAGTGGCGCCCTCTGCGCAGCAACCTGTCGCAGGACGATGGCAACAAGCTCGGCAGTGCTACCGTACTTGATTCGGTAGTCGAAATATAAAAAGCAGACTGCAACAGTCGTATCCTGGTCAAAGTGTCTACGCAGAGTGTCGATGGCGAGCGTGCTGATCATCGTCTTGCCTGCCCCGGGCATCCCAGAGCAAAAGAGGAGCGGGTTATCCCCATCAACAAAGTTCTTGAATTCCGCAGAGCTCAAGAACCACTCACCAGTTCCTGATTGAAGGCGATTGAGGTGGTCGACATGTCGGGACTCCAACGTCTCCTGACTTATCCAGTCAAGGATTTCTATCTCCTCGGCGCCATGGTGAGGATTCTTTGTAACGTTCTCTATGGTGGTACCAGGCCTTGATCAATATTTTGCTTAATACATAAGTAACAAGGTTCGACTAACCGATAGTTCCTGCATACTTCACATTTGCAGGAACATAACATAACAACAGCTTAGCATAAcccgccgccgacgccgcAGCGTATGAGTGCCAGTCATCGTTCTTGTGGCAGTCTGCATAGTCGGAAATTCCTCGGACAACAAGACCCTCAAAATTATTCATTACCCCGGCTGCCTCCATGTCGAAGCATATGGCGTCGAACTCCTTCCGTGCCTTCTCTCTAAAGTCCCGGTCCCTGCACAGGGTGTTCCCTGACGCGATAACACCATAATGTATTCGTGCCTCCTTGTCCGGGCGAGACGAACGACGCTGGGATTTCGTAACATTTCTTCCACCATTGCAGTTGCCGCCAACCAAACATGGTGCGCATAGTTGATCAGTCAAGCTCTCTTGGTAGGCAAAATGGCGAGCTTCTGGGTTGTTGCGGACCATGGTCTTAATATGATGAGTTATCTTGGACGACTTCGTCTCATAAGCAGCTCGGAGTGCCTGGAGAGAGGAACGGAGAACTCTTGATGGCCTGTCCTGCTGCCCCGTATTCTTCACAACTCCTCCGGCGTATTGCTTTCTCATCTCGTAGTCAACAACACGCGTCCCAACTACGACATCCCCAAGTCGTATATCCCGAATCGGGTCTTCGTGAAAACAAGGGATAGCCGCACCGATGCCCACGAAGAGGCCGACTCTGAGGTTTGGAAAGGTGTTCCACATTTGCCCTACCAAATTGGCCGCAGATGAGGTCCCGTATTCATCTAGTGGAAGACACGCGATAACCACGCTGAGATCATGGATTCGACCAAGGGTGTATAGATTGGGGTCGCTCTTGGGCTGTGTCTGAGGCTCGCCATGCGCTTCGTCCAGCATGCCTTTTGCCGCCCCCAGCTCCACGCTCAAGGCACAAATCCAACCGATTGTATAAAATTTGTTTGGATACTTCGATGACGATCGGACGAAGGGGCTTTCGGGGGTCAGGTCGGTCTGTCTTGGCTCCGGGGTGGCCTTGTCGCTAGTCTCAACATCGCTATCGCCGCCCTTTTCCTGGGTTCGCCTGTCCCCTTCGGAGTCCGCGGTGGTAT
This region of Aspergillus puulaauensis MK2 DNA, chromosome 5, nearly complete sequence genomic DNA includes:
- a CDS encoding tautomerase family protein (COG:S;~EggNog:ENOG410PQAI;~InterPro:IPR028116,IPR014347;~PFAM:PF14832,PF01361), encoding MPDWRIYHPTGTFTDPEHKEKLAEAITSIYTRVGLPAFYVVVIFIEMPPGTLYRAGVSCHAEGVKPFVRLTFSHIARHFPPGESPMRTNFMNRVHDTLKPYLADKAYDWEVNGEELEREFVHINGLRIPPTGSEDEQRWFRDNEPSPWGPYLAA
- a CDS encoding cytochrome P450 (COG:Q;~EggNog:ENOG410PJDN;~InterPro:IPR001128,IPR017972,IPR002401,IPR036396;~PFAM:PF00067;~go_function: GO:0005506 - iron ion binding [Evidence IEA];~go_function: GO:0016705 - oxidoreductase activity, acting on paired donors, with incorporation or reduction of molecular oxygen [Evidence IEA];~go_function: GO:0020037 - heme binding [Evidence IEA];~go_process: GO:0055114 - oxidation-reduction process [Evidence IEA]), whose amino-acid sequence is MDRLWLYAVIGTALWLIQKIYKLSTSPLRQIPGPIVTKFTRIPLKLSILSGTRIYYIHSLHQKYGPIVRISPDEVSISSLRDFKEIHRVGSPFLKSPWYKKFVMGRPPGMFDMPGGREHAERRKLFARAFSKTELRRVWEGVVRDKVRMAVGQMKNELDATNSEKRCDVLKWWTFLATDVSGHLMFGEDFGMLQLGVKNEYIHVLESTMMGSGINSELPLVGFIGRHLPIPSIRSMFRASDYMTIYGRRAIINARTSSESSRNIFSGMIHESEKGSDSLTDEDVVTEAGNLIVAGSDTTGITLTYLVWAVLSQPQLQRELEREVQDLEADYDDATLENLPLLNAVIKETLRLYGAAPGSLPRCVPEGGATLGGQFIPEGVTVSTQSWTIHRDENIFPNPDAFDASRWLKTENTSGQSLSQMAFSPFGAGARTCLGIHLAYMELRLAAAEFFRECRGVKLGEGVTWETMKPENYFLIAPSGHRCEIVRG
- a CDS encoding CFEM domain-containing protein (COG:S;~EggNog:ENOG410PIUV;~InterPro:IPR008427;~PFAM:PF05730;~TransMembrane:7 (o77-95i107-126o155-173i194-214o234-255i267-286o306-328i)), yielding MDSLPQCALTCLVGAISNSTCSLTNFACICADAQLNAALEPCIAGSCTIKEALTAQNFSYSTCNYPATEDTTTFPRVNVVGIIVAIISVALRTTNRILMWQTGWDDYTIIIALLVAAAISGVGFPLRTYGLGKNIWTVPFDHINETMKLFFVEEVLYVVCIAAIKCSMLLLYLRLFPNKPVRLAIYSALGITKVWGIGSFFAQVFSCSPMSYYWTQWDGEHEGKCSNHNALLLAHSIINIVLDVVVIALPMPVLLRLQMQWEKRIGMCLMFAVGIVVTIISVFRLVETVGFNSTTNPTKDFVPVGMWSLLEIDVGIMCSCMPGIRALIKRLYTMFFRKPTGYTYGSGSGSSRRSKPSGGGSSSREQRSGSAHQLSSKSDNSNLEAGAGGRFIRLEEVEASDLERDGDDGAWPLRDGPPVPRKDSFGHQGSSRNLAPPGNMQGWHSQYPSSPTATRLWPPPLVPQSREGSLFSLKPSTSRANSAHFTWFRDGDSS
- a CDS encoding NAD(P)/FAD-dependent oxidoreductase (COG:S;~EggNog:ENOG410PUYB;~InterPro:IPR006076,IPR036188;~PFAM:PF01266;~go_function: GO:0016491 - oxidoreductase activity [Evidence IEA];~go_process: GO:0055114 - oxidation-reduction process [Evidence IEA]), with the protein product MSSPTYKNVRQWTNEKRIKFTELASQDPMYPTPNSNQPPIDPGATPTATYAIIGAGLTGCSVAHTMLRHRFFENDTIVVLEARDVASGASGITHGQVAPATAMDWGELVRTVGVRNANQAVALSHKSLARLAEVVSCLRAEDKEKVQFRPVKIVTNLMAPEARGLYRRWGPAFQKMFAHLGTQFTEKDAGEAGTTYRFRIPSTWGAVEGLGATLNPKALVVALFNDMLRENKERFSVQTHTAVQDIEYSAVNVQFPYLVRTNRGFLRVSSVIHCCNGQAAHLNVRLRGKLFPLNHPMSVQGLTPLPPDNSSEYTWRLVQRPTVDYQTGTFTPGQYSVVQDGPSHAYYLAGGPQTVSGLLPMSGEDALQLSKNDHREQIHRLFRQPVERLEDWVDLATSSADEPSDGTYRADCQSLLSKCVGYTADLRPLVGVIPVPNAYERHNRQWIAAGCNGRGLDKCWMMGESLVAMIAGEFVDHRLPECYHINRDRLNTMHAPDFLNRLLQVAAYEDRTPVEDYLTAN